A genomic segment from Gracilimonas sediminicola encodes:
- a CDS encoding DNA internalization-related competence protein ComEC/Rec2, with protein MGARTTYQFPFSRYPAVRIVLLMIAGILLHEYYKPALHFSLILFTLLCLIFGWVEWKVQQSSTSAFPKLGTSLFLLLMVSFGIFRSALHSAQDSPLIIKLIQVSDWESVNVTGSIASISTTSSGKERWDVAISETKINHLNSDLNYKARILADEAARAATLGDKVSFSGTIIPISEKRNPLDFDYKAYLHSQGISAQFKLDSLHHIQPNNNPTEWVWWRERALELVDKNFDAQTSPIAKALLVGYKQELDSESKTAFARAGLSHIMAVSGLHVGFIIAPFWIIIPYFWTKKHGSKIGLILLILILFSYAGITGFSPSVMRASVMAGFLTYGKLFHKINDSINLTAAAALVLLIINPSQLFNIGFQLSFSAVLIILLILPVIQNLLPYWVRVRWYSKPLMVVIVSLVVQFGLYPLQVHYFGEISLVSPIANALFVPFLGIVVPLSLVALFITAIIPAAGFVLNYPSYIFLGWMSDFVNMGAGWDWAWTTASLNNNLIFILWLFLILGIAAWHTSALRWKLTASFLATACLMASLSAIHSLKPATLRVTFFDVGQGDAALLHTPNDKYILIDAGVWSPGYNSGKSVIIPHLKSAGIQKLDAVILSHPHADHIGGILELMNSIPIDVIYNSGYEYDSNLYQTYLKSATEKSIPVQPLVSGDTLALDPSMLFLVLGPDGNMYNSDPNEHSIVLNVIYGESEFLFTGDAGEDQEERLVHAYNHLLDTDLLKVGHHGSRTSSGSAFLSSVTPEIAVVSLAERNRFRHPHREALNRLYRTDAQLLFTSRERAIIFESDGKSIQRIHW; from the coding sequence ATGGGAGCCCGAACAACATACCAATTCCCCTTTAGCCGCTACCCGGCCGTCAGAATTGTTTTGCTGATGATTGCCGGCATTCTGCTTCATGAGTACTACAAGCCTGCTCTGCACTTCTCCCTCATACTTTTTACCCTGCTTTGTCTGATTTTTGGGTGGGTTGAGTGGAAGGTTCAGCAGTCATCTACCTCTGCTTTTCCAAAACTGGGCACCTCCCTTTTTCTCTTGTTAATGGTCTCATTTGGGATTTTTCGAAGTGCCCTTCATTCCGCACAGGATTCCCCACTTATTATAAAACTGATTCAAGTTTCTGATTGGGAGTCGGTCAATGTAACCGGATCGATCGCCTCTATTTCAACAACCTCCTCCGGTAAAGAACGCTGGGATGTTGCCATTTCTGAAACAAAAATAAACCACCTGAATTCTGATCTGAACTATAAAGCACGGATATTGGCAGACGAAGCGGCGCGAGCAGCTACATTGGGAGATAAGGTGAGCTTTTCAGGAACTATAATCCCCATTTCCGAAAAGCGTAATCCGCTGGACTTTGACTACAAAGCGTACCTGCATTCACAAGGCATTTCTGCTCAATTCAAGCTTGACAGCCTTCACCATATACAGCCAAACAACAACCCGACGGAGTGGGTGTGGTGGAGAGAACGTGCCTTAGAACTCGTCGACAAAAACTTTGACGCTCAAACCTCACCAATAGCCAAGGCCTTACTGGTTGGATACAAGCAAGAATTAGACAGCGAATCAAAAACAGCTTTCGCCCGCGCCGGACTCTCTCACATTATGGCGGTTTCGGGTTTACACGTTGGGTTTATCATTGCTCCCTTCTGGATCATCATTCCCTATTTCTGGACCAAAAAGCATGGAAGCAAAATCGGGTTGATTCTTTTGATCCTGATCCTATTCAGTTATGCGGGCATCACCGGGTTTTCTCCATCTGTGATGAGGGCATCTGTAATGGCCGGTTTTCTGACCTACGGTAAACTTTTCCATAAGATTAACGACTCCATTAACCTCACGGCAGCGGCCGCTCTTGTTCTCTTAATTATCAACCCATCGCAGCTATTTAATATCGGGTTTCAGCTTTCCTTTTCGGCAGTACTGATTATACTGCTCATTCTGCCGGTCATCCAAAATCTGCTGCCGTATTGGGTTCGGGTTCGATGGTACAGCAAACCCCTGATGGTCGTCATTGTTTCACTGGTGGTTCAATTTGGATTATATCCCTTACAGGTGCATTACTTTGGGGAAATTTCTTTGGTAAGTCCTATTGCCAATGCCCTGTTCGTCCCCTTCCTTGGGATCGTAGTTCCGCTATCGCTCGTCGCTCTGTTTATCACAGCCATTATTCCTGCTGCCGGATTCGTGCTCAATTATCCTTCTTACATTTTTCTTGGGTGGATGAGCGACTTTGTGAATATGGGCGCAGGGTGGGACTGGGCCTGGACCACCGCTTCCCTAAACAATAACCTGATTTTTATCCTCTGGCTTTTTCTGATTTTGGGAATCGCCGCCTGGCACACCTCTGCTTTACGGTGGAAACTAACGGCTTCTTTCCTGGCTACCGCTTGTCTGATGGCATCCCTTAGTGCAATCCACAGCTTAAAACCGGCCACATTGCGCGTCACTTTCTTTGATGTGGGCCAGGGTGATGCCGCCCTCCTCCACACCCCAAACGATAAATACATTCTGATTGATGCCGGAGTTTGGTCGCCGGGGTACAATAGTGGAAAGTCCGTTATTATCCCGCACCTTAAATCAGCCGGAATCCAAAAGCTGGATGCCGTCATTCTCAGTCATCCCCATGCCGATCATATCGGAGGCATTCTTGAGCTGATGAACTCTATACCCATCGATGTAATTTATAATTCCGGTTATGAATATGATTCCAACCTCTATCAAACCTACCTGAAATCAGCCACTGAAAAATCTATTCCTGTACAGCCATTGGTATCCGGAGATACACTCGCGCTGGATCCATCCATGCTGTTTCTCGTACTTGGCCCGGATGGCAACATGTATAACTCTGACCCGAACGAACATTCCATAGTACTGAATGTGATTTATGGGGAGTCGGAGTTTCTATTTACCGGCGATGCGGGCGAAGATCAGGAAGAACGCCTGGTGCATGCTTACAATCACTTATTGGATACTGATCTTCTGAAAGTAGGTCACCATGGAAGCCGAACCAGCTCGGGTTCAGCTTTCCTGAGTTCTGTGACTCCCGAAATTGCTGTGGTGTCACTGGCTGAGCGAAACCGATTCCGGCATCCACATCGCGAAGCCCTGAACCGACTCTATCGCACAGACGCCCAATTACTCTTTACCAGCCGGGAGAGAGC